The genomic stretch ACTTTTTTCAAGCTTTCCCCCCTCAAATTAACTTATTGTGTTTGAAACTGTAAAAACCATTTCCAATTATTACATGATCTAACAGTTTTATTCCAATTATTTCCCCTGTTTCTTTAATTTTTTGCGTTAATTGCTTGTCTTCCGGACTTGGAGATATTCCTCCAGATGGATGATTATGAACTAAAATAATGTATACTGCCCCGTTTTTAATTGCTTCTTTAAATATTTCTCTTGGATGTGCAAGACTAGTATCTACAAGTCCAATAGTAATATCTTTACTTGATATTTCGTGAAGTTTTGAATTTAGAAAAATTACTCTTACTACTTCTTGTTCAAGATGTTTCATATCTAGACAGTATTCATATACTTTTTCAGGAGTATTTAAATGTTTTCCAGCTCTGTCTTCTTTTAGCATTCTTTTTGCTAATTCCATAACGGCAAGTATGGTGGTAGCTTTAGCATGTCCAAGCCCCTTAATTTTACAAAGTTCATTTATTGTTGCTTTGCTGATTTTTACAAGACTGTTATCAAAATTTTCAAGGAGCAGTTTAGAAGTTTCTAAAACATTTTGTCCTTTGCTTCCAGTTCTAAGTAGAATTGCTAATAATTCTCCATTTGTTAAACTTTCAGGACCTTTGTTTAAAATTTTTTCTCTTGGTTTCACTTATTATCCCCCTATTCCACAAAACATCCCAGAGTTTTGAAATTGGTAATCCCATTACGTTATAAAAATCTCCGTCGATTTTTTCTATTAAAATACTTCCTAAACCTTGAATTGCATATGCTCCGGCTTTGTCAAAAGGTTCACCTGTTGATAAGTAATATTTAATTAGTTCATCCGATAGTTTTTTAAATTTTACTTTTGTTCTTTCAAAAAAAGATATTGATTCATTTTTTAGAAGTATAGTGACGCCTGTGAACACTTCATGCCATGTTCCCGAAAGAGATTTTAGCATGTTATAGGCATCTAAATAATCTTTAGGTTTTCCAAAAATCTCTTTGTGAAAAACAATTGTATCTGCCCCAATAACTATACTATTAAAGTCTTTAAATACATTTTCAGCTTTAAGCTTGGAAAGTGTTAGAACATGTTTGATTGGATCTTTTTCGTTAATTTCTTCGTCAATATTTGGGGGTTGTATTTTAAATTGTAATTGTAATTTTTTTAATAGTTCAATTCTTCTTGGTGAATTTGAAGCTAAAATTATTTTCATTTAAAACTTCCTCCATTTTTTTTGCAAGATAGGCATTAGCAAAAGCTGAAATTGCTCCCAGTGAAAGCATTATTGGTAGAAATGAAAAAATTGCAGTACTTTTGATTAATAGTGCGCCAACATACAATTGGACAATATTGTTTGATATCATTCCTAAAAAACTCAATCCTGTATAGCCTAAAAATTTTGTTTTTGAAAATAATCCTTCAACAATTGCGGCAGCTATTACTCCAAGAAAACCCATAAAGAAAGTAGGAGTGAATATTAATCCAGTAAATATTGATCCAATTATTGATTTTAAACTTCCAATTATAATGGCAGGACCTATTCCTAGATTTACTGCAGCAAAAAGGACAATAAAATTTGAAAATCCCCATTTTCCACCGGGAACAGGATAAGGGATGAATCTTTCAATTATGAACATTGCTGAGGCAAGTGAAACAAGTAAAGAGTACATTACCACGTTTGTAGTTCTTGAGGCTTCCTTGTCTCTATAACTATTTTGTTTGGAACGCAGATTATTTTTCCTCCTTCCGAAATTTTCCCGGTTTTTTCACAAATTTTTAATGGACATATCGAATCGGTAACCCAAACATTTTTACCGTCAAAATGGGCGATCATCAATAATTTTCCCTTTTCGTCTTTGATCTCATAATCTCCAGGTGTATTTAATTCAAGGATTTCTTGTCCATTTAATTTTACGACAAAAATTCCTTTATTTGTTTCGTTTTTAAGAATCAAAGGAATAAATATTGTTAAAAAAACTATAATTATTATTACAAAATCAGTTTTTTTAAATATTTTCATAGAAAGTCACCTTACCATTTATTACTATTGCTGTCAAAAAGTTATGATGGAACATATAAGGAATATCAACAAAATCTTCTGTATTCCATAACGCGATATCACAATATTTTCCTGGCTGAATTGCTCCGTTTTCGATTCCAAGGACATAAGAAGAGTTTAAAGTGTAGGCAGTTAAAATTTCTTCAGGTTCCATTTTTAAATATCGAAGTGCTAGATGCATGATGAAAGAAGGATTGAAAATCGGGCATGACCCAGGATTATAATCTGATCCCAATGCAATTGCTGCTCCTTTGTCGATGAGCTTTCGGGCGGGGGCATATATTTCACCTAAATAAAAACTTGTTCCCGGCATTAATGTGGCAATTGTAGAAGAAGTTGAGAGAAGGTGGATTTCTTCGTCACCAATCTTCAATAGATGGTCAGCAGAAATCGCCCCTAGGTTTACGGCCAATTTTGTAGCTCCAACGTTTTCTATTTCATCAGCATGAAATCTTAATTTGAATCCTTTAATCTTTGCAAAATTAAACAGTTCTTTTATATCATCAGGTAGGAAAACTCCTTTATCACAAAATACATCAATGGTATTTGTATATTTTTTTATATAATCAAGGTTTTCCTTGATTTTTTCTATATATGTTTTTTTTGGCATGTCTTTTGGTATAGCATGGAGTCCGAGAAATGTTGGTGCAACTTTTACATTAGATATTTCGTTTAAATATTTAATAACTTTTAATTGTTTTATTTCAGTTGAGATATCAAGCCCGTAACCAGATTTTCCTTCAATGTAGGCAACTCCAAATCTTTTGAATAAATTCAATGTTTTAAGGTTTTCTTTAACTAACTCTGAAATTGAAGCTTTTTTTACGTGATTTACAGTGTTATAAATCCCTCCACCTTGTTTGAGAATCTCTGAATATGTTTTTCCTTTGTTTCTAAGTAAAAACTCCTTAGTTCTTTTTCCAATGAAAGGAATGTGAGTATGAGCATCGACAAAAGCAGGGGTAACCAATTTTGCTTCTAAAGTCACATGATCTGTTGTAGAATGTTTTTTTATATCAACAACTTTCCCGTTTTCAAGAAATATATCCACGTCAAAATCTTCGTAAATTTTTTTCATTTCACTTCCTCTTTTTGGTGCATTACCAGTGGGAGTTAATAAATGCTGTGCGTGTATTTTTATCATAATTTAATCACCCCAAGAAGAAAGCTACAATAGCAACTACTAAACAGTAATACCCGAAAATTTTTAATTTTTTAATAATGGTGACTCTTTTTAAAATGTAAAGACTTATTAAACCGACAATGAAAGCTAATAGACCGGTTACAAAGATTGAGTAATTGAACTGAATATTCTTAAATTCTAAGATGCCTGCTCCTAGTATAATTGGGACACTCATCAAAAAAGAATACTTTAATGCCTTTTCTCTTTGCATTCCAATAAGAAGAGCACCAAATAGCGTGAAACCACTCCTTGAAATTCCAGGAAAAATTGCTAACATTTGAAAAAGACCAATGATTAAAGCATCAAGATAACTAATTGAAAAGAAATCTTTATCTTTTCCAATATTATCAGAAATAAACAAGGCTGCACTGGTTAAGAGAAAGAAAAATGCTATTAATTTTAAGGAATTGAAGGAATTTTCAATTTTAGAGTTAAACAAAATTCCAAATAATCCTGCAGGGATTGTAGAAATTATTAGTTTAATTACTAAAATGTAATATTTTTTGTTTAATGTAAACAAACCTTCTAGAATTTCAAGAATTTCTTTGTGGACAAAAATTAGGATAGCAAATAGAGTTGCTATGTGTAAAAAAGAAAACAGAGGTAAATCAGGGTTGATTTTAAACATAGATGAAAATAAAGCAAGATGACCTGAACTGGAAATTGGCAAAAACTCCGTTGCTCCTTGGATAATACCTAGAATAATTTTTTCCACTTATTTAACCTCCTATGGAGTAATTCTTCCTACATATGGGCCATATGTGTACACATGTTCTCTCAATTTGTCCCAATCGATTTTGTTAAAGGCTTCAGATGCTGAATCTTTGTCCGGGAAGGCACCCAAGCATAAAGTGAAATATGTTTTGGTATTTCTTGAAAATTTCAATACATAGGCTTCATAACCTAAAATACGAAGATTTACTAAATCTTCGAATAGCCGAGAAGAATTTTCACCAGTTTTTAAAAATATAGTATAAACAGATTTGCCCGGGATGAGGCCAGGATAGGTATGTTTACCTGGGATTACTACAAAATATTTGTCGTTGTTTAGCTTGTTTATTAAATATTCTTTGTTTACTCTTATAATTTTCAGAGCATCATTTGAATCCAAAACAAATGTTGAAACTTCAGTAGAAGCTTCAATAATTTCCATAGAATAAGCTATGAGAGTTTCGTAATCAAAAGTCTCAATTTCAATCATTGTGCTAGTTGCTTCTTCCATAAATTCT from Thermosipho atlanticus DSM 15807 encodes the following:
- the radC gene encoding RadC family protein: MKPREKILNKGPESLTNGELLAILLRTGSKGQNVLETSKLLLENFDNSLVKISKATINELCKIKGLGHAKATTILAVMELAKRMLKEDRAGKHLNTPEKVYEYCLDMKHLEQEVVRVIFLNSKLHEISSKDITIGLVDTSLAHPREIFKEAIKNGAVYIILVHNHPSGGISPSPEDKQLTQKIKETGEIIGIKLLDHVIIGNGFYSFKHNKLI
- a CDS encoding Maf family protein gives rise to the protein MKIILASNSPRRIELLKKLQLQFKIQPPNIDEEINEKDPIKHVLTLSKLKAENVFKDFNSIVIGADTIVFHKEIFGKPKDYLDAYNMLKSLSGTWHEVFTGVTILLKNESISFFERTKVKFKKLSDELIKYYLSTGEPFDKAGAYAIQGLGSILIEKIDGDFYNVMGLPISKLWDVLWNRGIISETKRKNFKQRS
- a CDS encoding Gx transporter family protein → MYSLLVSLASAMFIIERFIPYPVPGGKWGFSNFIVLFAAVNLGIGPAIIIGSLKSIIGSIFTGLIFTPTFFMGFLGVIAAAIVEGLFSKTKFLGYTGLSFLGMISNNIVQLYVGALLIKSTAIFSFLPIMLSLGAISAFANAYLAKKMEEVLNENNFSFKFTKKN
- a CDS encoding NusG domain II-containing protein — its product is MKIFKKTDFVIIIIVFLTIFIPLILKNETNKGIFVVKLNGQEILELNTPGDYEIKDEKGKLLMIAHFDGKNVWVTDSICPLKICEKTGKISEGGKIICVPNKIVIETRKPQELQTW
- the hutI gene encoding imidazolonepropionase, whose amino-acid sequence is MIKIHAQHLLTPTGNAPKRGSEMKKIYEDFDVDIFLENGKVVDIKKHSTTDHVTLEAKLVTPAFVDAHTHIPFIGKRTKEFLLRNKGKTYSEILKQGGGIYNTVNHVKKASISELVKENLKTLNLFKRFGVAYIEGKSGYGLDISTEIKQLKVIKYLNEISNVKVAPTFLGLHAIPKDMPKKTYIEKIKENLDYIKKYTNTIDVFCDKGVFLPDDIKELFNFAKIKGFKLRFHADEIENVGATKLAVNLGAISADHLLKIGDEEIHLLSTSSTIATLMPGTSFYLGEIYAPARKLIDKGAAIALGSDYNPGSCPIFNPSFIMHLALRYLKMEPEEILTAYTLNSSYVLGIENGAIQPGKYCDIALWNTEDFVDIPYMFHHNFLTAIVINGKVTFYENI
- a CDS encoding undecaprenyl-diphosphate phosphatase, with translation MEKIILGIIQGATEFLPISSSGHLALFSSMFKINPDLPLFSFLHIATLFAILIFVHKEILEILEGLFTLNKKYYILVIKLIISTIPAGLFGILFNSKIENSFNSLKLIAFFFLLTSAALFISDNIGKDKDFFSISYLDALIIGLFQMLAIFPGISRSGFTLFGALLIGMQREKALKYSFLMSVPIILGAGILEFKNIQFNYSIFVTGLLAFIVGLISLYILKRVTIIKKLKIFGYYCLVVAIVAFFLG